Proteins from a genomic interval of Sphingobacterium sp. SYP-B4668:
- a CDS encoding helix-turn-helix domain-containing protein, with protein MSIAFQEEKIHEGKNLKRIREIMGLKQEIVGQRCESKFDQRRISEFENMWTIPEPALQEFADALGVTIEFIRSFNEEKAIYYIQHNQDTSKQNSLNHFPTITYEADNKIEALLEKLIEDGKIKTQAIIDITKVVADLAAEVKKLKG; from the coding sequence CCAAGAAGAGAAAATACATGAAGGAAAAAACTTAAAAAGGATTCGGGAAATCATGGGCTTAAAACAGGAAATTGTAGGGCAAAGGTGCGAAAGCAAGTTTGACCAAAGACGCATCTCTGAATTCGAGAACATGTGGACTATACCAGAACCTGCTTTACAAGAATTCGCTGATGCATTAGGTGTAACTATTGAATTTATTCGTTCCTTCAATGAAGAGAAAGCTATTTACTATATTCAACATAACCAGGATACATCAAAGCAAAATAGTTTAAATCATTTTCCAACGATTACCTATGAGGCGGATAATAAGATAGAAGCTTTATTGGAAAAACTCATAGAAGATGGTAAGATAAAAACACAAGCCATCATCGACATAACCAAAGTCGTCGCAGACTTAGCCGCAGAAGTTAAAAAGTTGAAGGGATAA